The proteins below are encoded in one region of Shewanella algae:
- the hslR gene encoding ribosome-associated heat shock protein Hsp15, producing MAHSNDNAEAVRLDKWLWAARFYKTRALAKEMINGGKVHYNGQRTKSSKLAEVGARIRLRQGYDEKEIVIKKVSGVRQGAVIAQSLYEETPQSIQKRESNAEARRLNILHNPAPDTKPDKKQRRQIIRFRET from the coding sequence ATGGCCCATAGCAATGACAACGCCGAGGCGGTCCGGCTCGATAAATGGCTCTGGGCAGCGCGTTTTTACAAGACCCGCGCCCTGGCCAAAGAGATGATCAACGGCGGTAAAGTACATTACAACGGCCAAAGGACCAAATCCAGCAAACTGGCAGAAGTCGGTGCGCGCATTAGGTTACGCCAGGGATATGACGAAAAAGAGATCGTCATAAAAAAAGTTTCCGGTGTCCGTCAGGGGGCGGTTATCGCCCAGAGCCTGTACGAAGAAACACCGCAGAGCATACAAAAGCGGGAAAGTAATGCAGAAGCCAGAAGGCTCAACATACTGCATAATCCGGCGCCCGATACCAAGCCGGACAAGAAACAGCGGCGGCAAATCATCCGCTTCCGCGAGACCTGA
- the gspC gene encoding type II secretion system protein GspC, which translates to MDLLDKIIAKTGSIPQKPASSAVFWLLMLLVLYLMAQISWKLIPTGKPTANWTPTPVSGTQSQNVDIGTINGLALFGKKDASSTKPKSEPAAEMITDAPKTSLSILLTGVVASSAEQKGLAIIESQGSQETYSLGDKIKGTSASLKEVYADRIIITNAGRYETLMLDGLQYTTQSQANAQLQQARSGGDVTKVDRRDADIGRELVASRDELLADPSKITDYLAISPVQKDGEVQGYRLNPGKDAGLFKDAGFQPNDLAKSINGYDLTDMSQALEVMGQLPDLTEVSVMVEREGQLVEIMFSLPQ; encoded by the coding sequence ATGGATTTATTGGATAAGATTATCGCCAAGACGGGCAGCATACCGCAAAAACCCGCCAGCTCTGCCGTGTTTTGGCTACTGATGCTGTTGGTTCTGTATTTGATGGCACAGATCAGCTGGAAGCTGATCCCAACAGGCAAACCGACAGCCAACTGGACACCAACCCCGGTTTCTGGCACCCAATCCCAGAATGTCGATATTGGCACTATCAACGGCTTGGCACTATTCGGCAAGAAAGATGCCAGCAGCACCAAGCCCAAGTCTGAGCCAGCCGCCGAAATGATCACAGATGCTCCAAAAACTTCACTGTCGATTTTGTTGACCGGGGTGGTGGCATCCAGTGCCGAGCAGAAAGGCCTGGCTATTATTGAGTCTCAAGGCAGTCAGGAAACCTACAGCCTGGGCGACAAGATCAAGGGTACCTCGGCATCGCTGAAAGAGGTGTATGCCGACCGCATCATTATTACCAATGCCGGCCGCTACGAGACTCTGATGCTCGACGGTCTGCAATATACCACTCAGTCACAAGCCAACGCCCAGCTGCAACAGGCCCGCAGCGGTGGTGATGTGACCAAGGTTGACCGCCGTGATGCCGACATCGGCCGCGAGTTGGTGGCCTCCCGCGATGAGTTGCTGGCCGATCCCAGCAAGATTACCGATTACCTGGCGATCTCTCCGGTACAAAAGGATGGTGAAGTACAAGGGTACAGACTCAACCCGGGTAAAGATGCCGGATTATTCAAGGATGCCGGGTTCCAGCCCAATGACCTGGCAAAATCCATCAATGGTTATGATTTAACTGATATGAGCCAGGCGCTGGAGGTGATGGGCCAGCTGCCGGATCTGACCGAGGTCTCTGTGATGGTAGAGCGTGAAGGTCAGTTGGTTGAAATCATGTTCAGTTTGCCGCAATAA
- the gspD gene encoding type II secretion system secretin GspD: protein MNNKRIRTKLIAGLVATAALLTQQSAWSEQYAANFKGTDIQEFINIVGKNLNKTIIVDPTIRGKINVRSYDMLNDEQYYQFFLNVLQVYGYAVVELENNVIKVIKDKDAKTSSIRVADDNTPGLGDEMVTRIVALYNTEAKQLAPLLRQLNDNAGGGNVVNYDPSNVLMITGRANVVNKLVEIVRRVDKQGDTEVQVVPLEYASAGEMVRIIDTLYRASANQAQLPGQAPKVVADERINAVVVSGDERSRQRVVELIHRLDAEQASTGNTKVRYLRYAKAEDLVEVLTGFAQKLEGKDGAAPAPGSAGGKRRNEINIMAHEDTNALVISAEPDQMRTLESVINQLDIRRAQVLVEAIIVEVAEGDDVGFGIQWATEAGGGTQFNNLGPTIGEIGAGIWAAQDQKASQTCTGSGDNLTCTQNPDTKGDITLLAQALGKVNGMAWGVTMGDFGALVQAVSSDTNSNVLATPSITTLDNQEASFIVGDEVPILTGAQNSTNGNSNPFQTVERKEVGVKLKVVPQINEGNAVKLTIEQEVSGINGKTNVDVTFATRRLTTTVMADSGQIVVLGGLINEEVQESVQKVPFLGDIPILGHLFKSSSSGKKKKNLMVFIKPTIIRDGVTMEGIAGRKYNYFRALQLEQQKRGINLMPNTNVPMLEEWSQEEYLPPEVNEILERYKQGKGLDTKMRKTDSTLKTLDENKQGEADE, encoded by the coding sequence ATGAACAACAAACGGATTCGAACCAAGCTTATCGCTGGTCTGGTAGCCACAGCGGCCTTGCTGACCCAACAAAGCGCTTGGTCTGAGCAATATGCGGCGAACTTTAAAGGCACTGATATTCAGGAGTTTATCAACATAGTTGGTAAGAACCTCAATAAGACCATCATTGTCGATCCTACTATTCGCGGCAAAATCAATGTCCGCAGCTATGACATGCTCAACGATGAGCAGTATTACCAGTTCTTCCTCAACGTGTTGCAGGTCTACGGTTATGCCGTGGTCGAGCTGGAAAACAATGTCATCAAGGTAATTAAAGACAAAGACGCCAAGACCTCTTCCATTCGGGTTGCCGATGACAATACCCCGGGACTTGGCGATGAGATGGTGACCCGCATTGTGGCGCTGTACAACACAGAAGCCAAACAGCTGGCGCCTTTGCTGCGTCAGCTCAATGACAACGCCGGTGGCGGCAACGTGGTCAACTATGATCCTTCCAACGTTTTGATGATCACCGGCCGCGCCAATGTGGTCAACAAGCTAGTGGAGATTGTACGTCGGGTGGACAAACAGGGTGACACCGAAGTGCAGGTGGTGCCTTTGGAATACGCCTCTGCCGGTGAAATGGTTCGTATCATAGATACCCTCTATCGCGCCAGTGCCAACCAGGCACAACTGCCGGGCCAGGCGCCCAAAGTGGTGGCCGACGAGCGTATCAACGCCGTGGTGGTCAGTGGCGATGAACGCAGCCGTCAGCGGGTGGTGGAGCTTATTCATCGTCTCGACGCCGAGCAGGCCAGCACGGGTAACACCAAGGTTCGCTACTTGCGTTATGCCAAGGCCGAAGACCTGGTGGAAGTCCTGACGGGTTTTGCCCAAAAACTGGAAGGTAAAGATGGTGCCGCACCAGCCCCCGGCAGCGCCGGTGGCAAACGCCGCAACGAAATCAATATCATGGCCCATGAAGACACCAATGCTTTGGTGATCAGCGCCGAGCCGGATCAGATGCGCACCCTGGAGAGTGTGATCAACCAGTTGGATATCCGCCGCGCCCAGGTGCTGGTGGAAGCCATCATAGTCGAGGTAGCTGAAGGGGATGACGTGGGCTTCGGCATTCAGTGGGCCACCGAGGCCGGTGGCGGTACTCAGTTCAATAACCTTGGCCCCACCATAGGTGAAATTGGTGCGGGTATCTGGGCGGCGCAGGATCAGAAGGCTTCCCAGACCTGTACCGGTTCGGGTGACAACCTGACCTGTACCCAAAACCCTGACACCAAGGGTGATATTACTCTGTTGGCTCAGGCGCTCGGTAAGGTGAACGGCATGGCCTGGGGCGTGACCATGGGCGACTTTGGCGCTCTGGTGCAGGCTGTGTCCAGCGATACCAACTCCAACGTGTTGGCGACGCCTTCTATTACCACCCTGGATAACCAGGAAGCCTCCTTCATTGTCGGTGACGAAGTGCCTATCCTCACAGGTGCGCAAAACTCGACCAATGGCAACAGTAACCCGTTCCAAACCGTTGAGCGTAAGGAAGTCGGGGTCAAGCTCAAGGTGGTGCCACAGATCAACGAAGGCAACGCGGTCAAGCTCACCATTGAGCAGGAAGTCTCCGGTATCAACGGCAAGACCAATGTGGACGTGACCTTTGCCACCCGTCGCCTGACTACTACTGTGATGGCCGACTCGGGCCAAATCGTGGTGCTGGGTGGACTGATCAATGAAGAGGTGCAGGAGAGCGTACAGAAAGTGCCTTTCCTGGGTGATATTCCAATTTTGGGACACTTGTTCAAATCGTCCAGCAGCGGCAAGAAGAAAAAGAACCTGATGGTGTTTATCAAGCCGACCATTATCCGTGACGGTGTCACCATGGAAGGCATTGCCGGCCGTAAGTATAACTACTTCCGTGCCTTGCAGCTCGAGCAGCAGAAGCGCGGCATTAACCTGATGCCAAACACCAATGTGCCTATGTTGGAAGAATGGAGCCAGGAAGAGTATCTGCCACCCGAGGTCAATGAGATCCTCGAGCGCTATAAGCAAGGTAAGGGGCTGGATACCAAGATGCGCAAGACGGACTCCACCCTGAAGACATTGGATGAGAACAAACAGGGCGAAGCCGATGAGTGA
- the gspE gene encoding type II secretion system ATPase GspE, which translates to MSEVQPPTEELAQVSSELALVAEAESDELFHSNSRERLPFAFAHRYNLVLSKDQDERLTLYYTQATPLSVLFEVRRYAGQELPLHKLEANEFERYLTQAYQSNSSEAQQLMEDIGNEMDLFTLAEEMPQTEDLLEGEDDAPIIKLINALLSEAIKEEASDIHIETYEKQLVVRFRVDGVLKEVLKPNRKLSSLLVSRIKVMARLDIAEKRVPQDGRISLRIGGRAVDVRVSTMPSSHGERVVLRLLDKNAGNLDLAQLGMKDSIRRQFDELIRKPHGIILVTGPTGSGKSTTLYAGLTEINHNDINILTVEDPIEYELEGIGQTQVNTKVDMTFARGLRAILRQDPDVVMIGEIRDLETAQIAVQASLTGHLVISTLHTNTASGAITRLQDMGVEPFLVSSSLLGVLAQRLVRTLCNECKEAHAPDARERELLGIGDEEAVIYRAKGCKSCGHNGYRGRTGIHELLLVDDNVRELIHGGRGELAIEKYIRQHSPSIRHDGMVKVLAGITTLEEVLRVTREE; encoded by the coding sequence ATGAGTGAAGTCCAGCCGCCAACAGAAGAGCTGGCTCAGGTTTCCAGTGAGCTGGCGCTGGTCGCCGAGGCAGAGAGTGACGAACTGTTTCATTCAAACAGCCGTGAGCGGCTGCCGTTTGCCTTTGCCCACAGATACAACTTGGTGCTCAGCAAAGATCAAGATGAACGGCTGACTCTGTATTACACTCAGGCAACGCCTTTGTCTGTGCTGTTTGAGGTGCGTCGTTATGCCGGTCAGGAGTTACCGCTGCACAAGCTGGAAGCCAATGAGTTTGAGCGCTACCTGACCCAGGCCTATCAGAGTAACTCTTCCGAGGCGCAGCAGCTGATGGAAGACATAGGCAATGAGATGGATCTCTTTACCCTGGCAGAAGAGATGCCGCAGACCGAAGATCTGCTGGAAGGGGAAGATGATGCACCTATCATCAAGCTGATCAACGCCTTATTGTCTGAAGCCATCAAAGAAGAGGCTTCGGATATTCATATTGAAACCTACGAGAAGCAGCTGGTGGTGCGTTTCCGGGTCGATGGTGTGCTCAAGGAAGTGCTCAAGCCGAACCGTAAGCTTTCCTCACTCCTGGTATCGCGGATCAAGGTAATGGCCCGTTTGGATATCGCCGAGAAGCGGGTGCCGCAGGACGGCCGGATCTCGCTGCGTATCGGTGGCCGCGCCGTGGATGTGCGGGTATCGACCATGCCGTCGAGCCACGGCGAGCGGGTCGTGCTGCGTCTGCTGGACAAGAACGCCGGTAATCTGGACTTGGCACAACTGGGGATGAAAGACAGCATCCGCCGTCAGTTTGATGAGCTGATCCGTAAACCTCACGGCATTATTCTGGTCACCGGCCCTACGGGTTCGGGCAAGAGTACTACCCTCTATGCCGGTCTAACCGAGATCAATCACAACGACATCAACATACTCACAGTTGAAGACCCGATAGAATACGAACTGGAAGGCATAGGCCAGACCCAGGTCAACACCAAGGTGGACATGACCTTTGCCCGCGGCTTGCGGGCCATTCTGCGTCAGGATCCTGATGTGGTGATGATAGGGGAAATCCGTGACCTGGAAACAGCCCAGATTGCGGTGCAAGCCTCTCTCACTGGTCACCTGGTGATCTCTACCTTGCACACCAACACGGCTTCCGGCGCCATTACCCGTTTGCAGGACATGGGCGTTGAGCCTTTCCTGGTGTCTTCCAGTCTGCTGGGAGTGCTGGCCCAGCGCCTGGTGCGGACTCTATGCAACGAGTGTAAGGAGGCCCACGCCCCGGATGCCCGCGAACGTGAACTCCTGGGTATAGGCGATGAAGAAGCGGTGATCTATCGCGCCAAGGGTTGCAAGAGCTGCGGCCATAACGGTTATCGTGGCCGTACCGGGATCCATGAACTGCTGCTGGTGGACGACAACGTCCGCGAACTCATTCACGGCGGCCGTGGCGAACTGGCGATTGAAAAATATATTCGTCAGCACAGCCCCAGCATTCGCCATGACGGCATGGTCAAGGTGCTGGCGGGGATCACTACCCTGGAAGAAGTGCTGCGCGTGACCCGCGAGGAGTAA
- the gspF gene encoding type II secretion system inner membrane protein GspF, protein MAAFEYKALNQAGKQVKGVIEADTARQARSQLREQKLMPLDIAPVTEKEAKASSGSWLNRRKKISVAELALITRQIATLVAAGLPVEEALKAVGQQCEKDRLASMVMAVRSRVVEGYSLADSMAEFPHVFDDLYRAMVASGEKSGHLEIVLNRLADYTERRQQLKTKLTQAMIYPIVLTTVAIGVIAVLLAAVVPKVVGQFEHMGQELPGTTQFLIAASDFVQHYGLFVLGAIVLLALLFQKMLTKPAFKLKYHKLLLRLPVVGKVSKGLNTSRFARTLSILSASSVPLLDGMRIASEVLLNVRVRQAVEEATARVREGTSLGAALTNTKLFPPMMLYMIASGEKSGELEQMLERAADNQDREFESNVNIALGVFEPLLVVSMAGIVLFIVLAILQPILALNNMISG, encoded by the coding sequence ATGGCGGCATTCGAGTACAAGGCGCTCAATCAAGCCGGGAAGCAGGTCAAAGGGGTTATCGAAGCCGATACCGCCAGACAGGCCCGCAGTCAGCTGCGTGAGCAGAAGCTGATGCCGTTGGATATCGCCCCGGTTACCGAAAAGGAAGCCAAGGCCAGCAGTGGCAGCTGGTTGAACCGGCGCAAGAAGATCTCCGTGGCCGAATTGGCGCTGATCACCCGCCAGATAGCGACTCTGGTCGCCGCCGGTTTACCGGTGGAAGAGGCCCTCAAGGCCGTAGGCCAACAGTGCGAAAAAGACCGTCTCGCCTCCATGGTGATGGCGGTGCGCTCGCGAGTGGTGGAAGGCTATTCTCTGGCCGACTCCATGGCCGAGTTTCCCCATGTATTTGATGATCTCTACCGCGCCATGGTGGCCTCGGGCGAAAAGTCCGGTCATCTGGAAATCGTACTCAATCGCCTGGCGGACTACACGGAGCGGCGCCAGCAACTCAAGACCAAGCTGACCCAGGCGATGATTTACCCCATAGTGCTGACCACAGTGGCTATCGGTGTTATCGCCGTGCTGCTGGCGGCCGTGGTGCCCAAGGTGGTTGGCCAATTTGAACATATGGGCCAGGAGTTACCCGGTACTACCCAGTTTTTGATCGCCGCTTCTGACTTTGTTCAACACTACGGGCTGTTCGTCCTGGGCGCCATAGTCTTGCTGGCACTGCTGTTTCAGAAGATGCTCACCAAGCCCGCCTTCAAACTCAAGTATCACAAGCTGTTGCTGCGTTTGCCTGTGGTTGGCAAGGTCAGCAAGGGCCTGAATACGTCACGCTTTGCCCGAACCTTGAGTATCCTCAGTGCCAGTTCAGTGCCGCTGCTCGATGGCATGCGGATTGCCAGTGAGGTCTTGCTGAATGTGCGGGTGCGTCAGGCGGTGGAAGAGGCCACGGCCAGAGTGCGTGAGGGAACCAGTCTGGGGGCGGCACTGACTAATACCAAGCTGTTCCCGCCCATGATGTTGTATATGATAGCCTCGGGCGAGAAGAGTGGTGAGCTGGAGCAGATGCTCGAGCGCGCCGCAGATAACCAGGACAGGGAGTTCGAGTCCAACGTCAATATCGCCTTGGGGGTGTTTGAACCCCTGTTGGTGGTGAGTATGGCCGGGATAGTGTTGTTTATTGTTCTGGCGATTTTGCAACCGATATTGGCGCTCAACAATATGATTAGTGGCTGA
- the gspG gene encoding type II secretion system major pseudopilin GspG gives MQSNNRQKGFTLLEVMVVIVILGILASMVVPNLMGNKDKADQQKAVSDIVALENQLDMYKLDNSVYPTTEQGLEALVEKPNISPEPRNYRDGGYVKRLPMDPWGNPYLLMSPGEHGKIDVFSSGPDGQPGTEDDIGNWNLQDFQ, from the coding sequence ATGCAAAGCAACAACAGACAGAAAGGTTTTACCCTGCTGGAAGTGATGGTGGTGATAGTGATCCTGGGGATCCTGGCCTCCATGGTGGTGCCCAATCTGATGGGTAACAAGGACAAGGCCGACCAGCAAAAGGCGGTGTCTGACATAGTCGCACTGGAAAACCAGCTGGATATGTACAAGCTGGACAACAGTGTGTACCCCACAACCGAACAGGGGCTGGAAGCTCTGGTCGAGAAGCCCAATATTTCTCCTGAGCCACGCAACTATCGTGACGGCGGTTACGTTAAGCGCTTGCCTATGGATCCCTGGGGCAACCCTTATCTGCTGATGAGCCCGGGTGAACACGGCAAGATCGACGTCTTCAGCTCAGGCCCTGACGGCCAACCCGGCACAGAAGACGACATAGGCAACTGGAATCTGCAAGACTTCCAATAA
- the gspH gene encoding type II secretion system minor pseudopilin GspH has product MQIRHSRGFTLLEVMLVVLLMGLAATAVTMTMGNSGPKQQLTREAQRFMAATETVLDETVLSGQFIGIVVDKDKYHFVLFKENKWQPLEQDRLLAEKQLPEGISLSVELEGLPLVQEDEEQDSWFDEPFIEESDADKKKFPEPQIMLLPSGEMTAFELSFIARDSQGETVEVLVSGDSLGRLKLGRFDDFE; this is encoded by the coding sequence ATGCAAATCAGGCACTCACGGGGTTTTACCCTGCTGGAAGTGATGTTGGTGGTGCTGCTGATGGGGCTGGCAGCTACGGCTGTGACCATGACCATGGGTAATAGTGGCCCCAAGCAGCAGTTAACCCGTGAGGCGCAGAGGTTTATGGCGGCCACCGAGACAGTGCTGGATGAAACTGTGCTCAGTGGTCAGTTTATCGGCATAGTGGTGGACAAGGACAAGTACCACTTCGTGCTGTTTAAAGAGAACAAATGGCAACCGCTGGAACAGGACAGACTGCTGGCCGAAAAGCAGTTGCCGGAAGGCATCAGCCTGTCGGTCGAGCTCGAAGGCCTGCCTTTGGTGCAGGAAGATGAAGAGCAGGACTCCTGGTTCGACGAGCCCTTTATTGAGGAATCGGACGCGGACAAAAAGAAGTTTCCCGAGCCGCAGATCATGCTGTTGCCAAGTGGCGAAATGACCGCTTTCGAGCTGAGTTTTATCGCCCGCGATAGCCAAGGCGAAACCGTAGAGGTACTGGTCAGCGGTGATAGTCTGGGTCGCCTCAAACTGGGGAGGTTCGATGATTTTGAATAA
- the gspI gene encoding type II secretion system minor pseudopilin GspI — protein sequence MILNKPARQKGMTLLEVIVALAVFAIAAVAITKSIGDQIANMPILEERTLAQWVADNQMVDARLEKGFPALGRKDGRSELAGQTWYWRKEVVKTTDDNFRMIRISVSDDDRFGRIIAQVNSYVLKQE from the coding sequence ATGATTTTGAATAAACCTGCCCGGCAAAAGGGGATGACGCTGCTGGAAGTCATAGTCGCCTTGGCGGTGTTTGCCATTGCGGCCGTGGCTATTACCAAAAGCATAGGCGATCAGATTGCCAATATGCCGATACTGGAGGAACGCACCCTGGCGCAGTGGGTAGCAGATAACCAGATGGTAGATGCCAGGTTGGAAAAGGGTTTTCCGGCCCTTGGGCGTAAAGATGGTCGCAGCGAACTGGCCGGCCAAACCTGGTATTGGCGCAAAGAAGTGGTCAAGACCACAGATGATAATTTTCGGATGATCCGTATCAGTGTCAGTGATGATGACAGATTCGGGCGGATCATCGCTCAGGTGAATTCGTATGTACTCAAGCAGGAATAG
- the gspJ gene encoding type II secretion system minor pseudopilin GspJ: protein MYSSRNSGFTLLEMLIAIAIFAMLGLAANAVLQTVLKNDEVTRDFSKQLKYLQQGFGVLERDLGQMVARTPRLLEGGRGSTVFQTGTDILDSESEALVFFRLGWLNPGGLLPRGSLQSVAYVVQEGRLERWYYPYPEPEFGAEPIKTVLMDKVLSVKYAFFVEDKWQRKVEASKLPKAIAIEIETEDRGIITRKFLLPVGAPAADKQDDNGGDTNKGDNNGNQNDDKQDSDGQDGNNSGQGKEEF from the coding sequence ATGTACTCAAGCAGGAATAGCGGTTTTACCCTGCTGGAGATGCTGATCGCCATAGCGATCTTCGCCATGCTGGGCCTGGCGGCTAACGCCGTATTGCAAACTGTGCTGAAAAATGACGAGGTCACCCGCGACTTTTCAAAACAGCTCAAGTACCTGCAGCAGGGCTTTGGGGTGTTGGAGCGGGATCTGGGGCAGATGGTTGCCCGTACTCCCAGGCTGTTGGAAGGCGGCCGCGGCAGCACAGTGTTTCAGACCGGGACAGATATTCTGGACTCTGAGTCCGAGGCGCTGGTGTTTTTTCGCCTGGGGTGGCTCAATCCGGGTGGCTTGCTGCCAAGAGGCAGTCTGCAGTCTGTGGCCTATGTAGTGCAGGAGGGGCGGCTCGAGCGTTGGTACTACCCTTACCCCGAGCCGGAGTTTGGTGCCGAACCGATTAAAACCGTATTGATGGACAAGGTGTTATCGGTCAAATACGCGTTTTTTGTCGAGGACAAGTGGCAACGCAAGGTTGAGGCCAGCAAGTTGCCCAAGGCGATCGCCATAGAGATAGAGACAGAGGACAGAGGCATTATCACCCGCAAATTCCTGTTGCCTGTCGGGGCACCTGCGGCCGACAAACAGGACGACAATGGTGGCGACACCAACAAGGGTGACAACAACGGCAATCAGAACGACGACAAGCAGGACTCCGACGGCCAGGACGGCAATAACTCAGGCCAAGGCAAGGAGGAGTTCTGA
- the gspK gene encoding type II secretion system minor pseudopilin GspK: MGGKQRGVALIVVLLIVAIVAVLATSITGRNQLSVRRTLNLAQYDQAYWYAISAEELARKVLKQDLDDSEGRVHLQQYWAMADVVFPAENGEIGGTISDLRSCFNLNALSVSSKEAADGQPQKMPLAARQFKGLLESLGMDEFGAERLTHTLKDYLDEDSIASPFGAEDAEYEARVVPYRAANTLMSHSSELRAVFGFNQETYRILRPYVCAIPGNDRQLLNVNTIKVEQAALLAGMLENQISVGEAESIINQRPAGGFDKIEDFWALGSLTTIASKNDQLKSSFVVDSKFFKLEAKARVDDALFRLESMLHIVGGNQLEVLTRQYGGQE; this comes from the coding sequence ATGGGAGGCAAGCAAAGAGGCGTCGCCCTGATAGTGGTATTGCTGATAGTGGCGATTGTGGCCGTGCTGGCTACCAGTATCACCGGACGCAACCAGTTGTCGGTGCGCAGAACCTTGAATCTGGCGCAGTATGACCAGGCTTACTGGTACGCTATTTCGGCCGAAGAATTGGCGCGTAAGGTATTGAAGCAGGATTTGGATGACTCGGAAGGTCGGGTGCATCTGCAACAATACTGGGCCATGGCGGATGTGGTTTTTCCGGCGGAGAACGGCGAGATTGGTGGCACCATTTCCGACCTTCGCAGCTGTTTTAACCTCAATGCCTTGAGTGTCAGCAGCAAAGAGGCGGCAGATGGTCAGCCGCAAAAGATGCCGCTGGCCGCCAGACAGTTCAAGGGATTGTTGGAATCCTTGGGGATGGATGAGTTCGGCGCCGAGCGTTTGACCCATACCTTGAAAGATTATCTGGACGAGGACTCGATAGCCTCGCCCTTCGGTGCCGAAGATGCCGAGTATGAAGCAAGGGTGGTCCCTTATCGGGCGGCCAATACCTTAATGAGTCACAGCAGTGAGTTACGGGCCGTTTTTGGCTTTAACCAAGAGACTTATCGCATTTTAAGGCCCTATGTTTGCGCCATACCGGGAAATGACCGACAGTTGCTGAACGTCAACACCATCAAGGTCGAGCAGGCAGCACTGCTGGCGGGAATGCTGGAAAATCAAATCTCGGTAGGCGAGGCCGAAAGTATTATTAACCAGCGCCCTGCGGGGGGCTTCGACAAGATAGAAGATTTCTGGGCGCTGGGATCGCTGACCACTATTGCCAGTAAGAATGATCAGCTCAAGTCCAGTTTCGTGGTCGACAGTAAGTTTTTCAAACTGGAGGCCAAGGCCAGGGTGGATGATGCCCTGTTCCGATTGGAGAGCATGCTGCACATAGTGGGTGGTAATCAGCTCGAAGTGTTGACCCGGCAATATGGCGGACAAGAATAA